The following proteins are encoded in a genomic region of Enterocloster clostridioformis:
- the ylxM gene encoding YlxM family DNA-binding protein — MEKIVEQGLLYDFYGELLTEHQRRVYEDVVFGDLSPSEIAGEQGISRQGVHDLIKRCDKILKDYEAKLHLVAKFMKVKEMAGELERLSDECIRTRDMALIDQIRRLSAEITSTL, encoded by the coding sequence ATGGAAAAGATTGTGGAGCAGGGTTTGTTATATGATTTTTATGGAGAACTGCTGACAGAACATCAGCGCAGGGTATACGAGGACGTGGTGTTCGGTGACCTTTCCCCCAGCGAGATAGCGGGAGAGCAGGGAATCAGCCGTCAGGGTGTCCACGATTTGATAAAAAGATGCGACAAGATACTAAAGGATTATGAGGCCAAGCTTCATCTGGTAGCCAAGTTCATGAAAGTCAAGGAGATGGCCGGTGAGCTGGAACGTCTCTCTGATGAATGCATACGCACCAGGGATATGGCCCTCATTGACCAGATTCGGCGATTGTCCGCGGAAATCACCAGCACACTTTGA
- the ffh gene encoding signal recognition particle protein: protein MAFESLSDKLQNVFKNLRGKGRLSEADVKAALKEVKMALLEADVSFRVVKQFIGSVQERAVGEDVFGSLTPGQTVIKIVTEELVKLMGSETTEISLKPSSEISIIMMAGLQGAGKTTTTAKIAAKMKAKGRKPLLAACDIYRPAAIEQLQINGDRVGIPVFSMGNKNKPVDIAKAAVEHASKNGLNVVILDTAGRLHIDETMMDELVEIKDNLDVCQTILVVDAMTGQDAVNVAGTFNDKIGIDGVILTKLDGDTRGGAALSIRAVTGKPILYVGMGEKLSDLEQFYPDRMASRILGMGDIQSLIEKAAAEVDEEQAKELSQKLRKAEFDYNDFLTQMQQIKKMGGMGSILSMMPGMGNQLSGADMDEGEKSMHRVESIILSMTKEERANPNLINPSRKQRIAKGAGVEVSEVNRLVKQFDQMKKIMKQMPGLMGGGKRKGGFGGLGGLLGGKMKMPF from the coding sequence ATGGCTTTTGAAAGCTTATCCGATAAATTACAAAATGTATTCAAAAACCTTCGCGGTAAAGGCCGTCTTTCAGAAGCCGATGTAAAAGCCGCATTAAAGGAAGTAAAGATGGCGCTTCTGGAAGCAGATGTAAGCTTCCGCGTGGTAAAGCAGTTCATCGGGTCCGTTCAGGAACGGGCAGTGGGCGAGGACGTATTCGGAAGCCTGACACCGGGACAGACCGTCATCAAAATCGTGACCGAGGAGCTGGTAAAGCTCATGGGTTCCGAGACGACTGAGATTTCCTTAAAGCCCTCCAGCGAAATCAGCATCATCATGATGGCTGGTCTCCAGGGCGCAGGCAAGACCACGACCACGGCCAAGATTGCAGCCAAGATGAAGGCAAAGGGACGTAAGCCCCTGTTAGCTGCCTGCGACATCTACCGGCCGGCTGCCATAGAGCAGCTGCAGATTAACGGCGACCGGGTAGGCATTCCGGTATTTTCCATGGGAAACAAAAACAAGCCTGTGGACATTGCCAAGGCAGCCGTGGAACACGCATCCAAAAACGGCCTTAACGTGGTCATTCTGGATACGGCGGGACGTCTCCACATCGATGAAACCATGATGGATGAGCTGGTGGAGATAAAGGACAATCTGGATGTCTGCCAGACCATACTGGTGGTGGACGCCATGACCGGCCAGGACGCGGTGAATGTGGCCGGTACATTTAACGATAAGATAGGTATTGACGGTGTCATCCTCACAAAGCTGGATGGCGATACCAGAGGCGGTGCGGCCCTTTCCATCCGCGCAGTCACAGGTAAACCGATTCTATATGTTGGTATGGGCGAGAAGCTGTCCGACCTGGAACAGTTCTACCCGGACAGAATGGCTTCCAGAATCCTGGGAATGGGCGATATCCAGTCCCTGATTGAGAAGGCGGCTGCCGAGGTGGATGAGGAACAGGCCAAGGAGCTGAGCCAGAAGCTGCGCAAGGCGGAATTCGATTACAATGACTTCCTGACCCAGATGCAGCAGATTAAAAAGATGGGCGGTATGGGAAGTATCCTTTCCATGATGCCGGGCATGGGAAACCAGCTGTCCGGTGCGGATATGGATGAAGGTGAGAAATCCATGCACAGAGTAGAGTCCATCATTCTCTCCATGACAAAAGAGGAGAGGGCCAATCCAAACCTCATAAACCCTTCCAGAAAACAGCGCATTGCAAAAGGCGCCGGCGTGGAGGTCAGCGAGGTCAACCGTCTGGTAAAACAGTTCGACCAGATGAAGAAAATAATGAAGCAGATGCCGGGCCTTATGGGCGGCGGCAAGCGAAAAGGCGGATTCGGCGGTCTGGGAGGACTGCTGGGCGGCAAGATGAAGATGCCCTTTTAG
- the rpsP gene encoding 30S ribosomal protein S16, producing MAVKMRLRRMGQKKAPFYRIVVADSRSPRDGKFIEEIGTYDPTREPSVIKFDEEAAKKWLATGAQPTETVGKLLKIAGIQ from the coding sequence ATGGCAGTAAAGATGAGATTAAGAAGAATGGGACAGAAGAAGGCTCCTTTCTATAGAATCGTAGTTGCTGATTCCAGATCCCCAAGGGATGGCAAGTTCATCGAGGAAATCGGCACTTATGACCCAACCAGGGAACCAAGTGTCATCAAATTTGACGAGGAAGCAGCTAAGAAGTGGTTAGCAACAGGTGCACAGCCAACTGAGACCGTAGGAAAGCTCTTAAAAATCGCCGGCATTCAGTAG
- a CDS encoding KH domain-containing protein, which translates to MKELVEVIAKALVDNPEEVVVTESMKGEDTLIELKVSPADMGKVIGKQGRIAKAIRSVVKAAASKEDKKVIVEIQ; encoded by the coding sequence ATGAAGGAATTAGTCGAAGTGATTGCGAAAGCACTGGTCGATAACCCAGAAGAAGTTGTTGTTACCGAATCAATGAAGGGCGAGGATACCCTGATTGAGCTTAAGGTGTCCCCCGCCGACATGGGCAAGGTCATCGGCAAGCAGGGCAGGATTGCAAAGGCAATCCGTTCCGTTGTCAAGGCCGCTGCGTCCAAGGAAGACAAGAAAGTAATCGTTGAGATTCAGTAA
- the rimM gene encoding ribosome maturation factor RimM (Essential for efficient processing of 16S rRNA) — MENMLRVGVITSPHGIKGEVKVFPTTDDAKRFKELKEVILDTGKEHIPMEIEHVKFFKNMVILKFKGYDNINEIEKYKSRDLLITREQAVDLAPDEYFITDLIGLAVVSDQGVELGTLKDVLETGANDVYVVAMKDGKELMLPAIGDCILNVDLEQMRMEVHVLEGLMDL; from the coding sequence ATGGAAAACATGCTGAGAGTGGGAGTCATAACCTCCCCCCACGGAATCAAAGGGGAAGTAAAGGTATTCCCCACCACGGATGACGCCAAACGTTTCAAAGAGCTGAAGGAAGTCATCCTTGACACTGGAAAAGAGCATATTCCCATGGAAATCGAACATGTGAAATTCTTCAAGAACATGGTCATCCTCAAATTCAAGGGATATGACAATATAAATGAAATAGAAAAATATAAGTCCAGGGACCTGCTGATTACCAGGGAGCAGGCCGTGGACCTTGCGCCCGATGAGTACTTCATCACGGATCTGATTGGACTCGCCGTGGTATCAGACCAGGGCGTGGAACTGGGAACCCTTAAGGATGTGCTGGAAACAGGGGCTAATGATGTGTATGTGGTTGCCATGAAGGACGGAAAGGAACTGATGCTTCCCGCCATCGGTGACTGTATCCTGAATGTGGACCTGGAACAGATGCGCATGGAGGTCCATGTTCTGGAGGGGCTTATGGATTTGTAA
- a CDS encoding YcxB family protein gives MITEDRQTETQSVCYTVDMKMNQESLYHMVSVEKHLNPSAPLWVWLTLTALLWTCRAGCVISILLRIFGIFHSLTAAIIFLILAYLVRTGGPGFIRSGLFNSDRSNRMQLDTAWKRFLVKNGEPLTVTYEFYRNYFRTSGGRAVHAYSQISHICETPRCLVLYTMDHGGYLLDKRQMGAVCINGLRTFLSERSGKSVKWIQVRDYIPVKSN, from the coding sequence ATGATAACAGAAGACCGGCAGACTGAGACGCAGTCCGTCTGCTATACGGTTGACATGAAGATGAACCAGGAATCATTGTACCATATGGTTTCCGTGGAAAAACATTTGAATCCGTCTGCACCCCTTTGGGTGTGGCTTACCTTAACGGCTCTCTTATGGACATGCCGCGCCGGCTGCGTAATTTCCATTCTCCTGCGCATATTTGGCATTTTTCACTCCCTTACCGCTGCCATTATCTTCCTGATTCTGGCGTATCTGGTCCGCACCGGGGGACCGGGCTTCATCCGCAGCGGCCTCTTTAATTCAGACCGTTCCAACCGGATGCAGCTGGACACTGCATGGAAGCGTTTTCTTGTCAAAAATGGAGAACCCCTTACAGTGACCTATGAATTTTACCGGAATTATTTCAGAACTTCCGGAGGCAGGGCAGTCCACGCATACAGCCAGATATCCCACATATGCGAGACACCGCGCTGCCTGGTGTTGTATACCATGGACCACGGCGGCTATCTGCTGGATAAGAGACAGATGGGCGCTGTCTGCATAAACGGCCTGCGGACGTTTCTCTCAGAGCGTTCCGGCAAGTCGGTGAAATGGATACAGGTCAGGGATTATATACCTGTAAAAAGCAACTGA